A single genomic interval of Suncus etruscus isolate mSunEtr1 chromosome 12, mSunEtr1.pri.cur, whole genome shotgun sequence harbors:
- the LOC126024519 gene encoding lithostathine-like isoform X2 has product MLSSMAVPSFAWKLLSCLMLLSQVKGEDLQKVEVAPRIRCPTGSVAYGSYCYALFLSKLSWPNAELACQKRRQGHLVSVLTGSEAYFVASLIKNSGTKEPNIWLGLQDTTEGSQPGNSGWEWSSRDVLNYQAWDENAPCTDPGYCGSLSAFSDYEKWVGFNCRKELPYVCKFKD; this is encoded by the exons ATGCTGTCTTCAATGGCTGTTCCCAGTTTTGCTTGGAAGCTGCTCTCCTGTTTAATGCTCCTATCACAAGTGAAAG GTGAAGACCTGCAGAAGGTAGAGGTGGCTCCAAGAATCAGATGCCCTACCGGCTCAGTGGCCTATGGTTCCTACTGCTATGCCTTGTTTTTGTCAAAACTATCCTGGCCTAATGCAGAA TTGGCTTGTCAGAAGCGGCGCCAAGGACACCTTGTATCTGTGCTCACTGGATCTGAGGCATACTTTGTGGCTTCCCTTATAAAAAACAGTGGGACCAAAGAACCTAACATCTGGCTTGGACTCCAAGACACCACAGAG GGCTCACAACCTGGTAATAGTGGATGGGAATGGAGCAGCAGAGATGTGCTGAATTACCAAGCCTGGGATGAAAACGCACCCTGCACAGACCCAGGCTACTGTGGAAGCCTTTCAGCATTCTCAG ATTATGAAAAATGGGTCGGTTTTAACTGTAGAAAGGAGTTACCTTATGTCTGCAAATTTAAGGACTAA
- the LOC126024523 gene encoding regenerating islet-derived protein 3-gamma-like isoform X2, with translation MLTPMALPSMSWMLLSCLMLLAQVKGEVQNNQPSVRISCPKGSVAYFSHCYALYRTPATWMDAEGLQPNGGGWQWISTDVMNYQAWERKPPSSPNFGYCGSVSQSSGFRQWKDYNCELKLPYICKFKN, from the exons ATGCTGACTCCCATGGCTCTACCCAGCATGTCCTGGATGCTGCTCTCCTGCCTGATGCTTCTAGCTCAGGTCAAAG GTGAAGTGCAAAATAATCAGCCGTCTGTAAGAATCAGCTGTCCAAAAGGCTCTGTGGCCTATTTCTCACACTGCTATGCCTTATATAGGACACCTGCCACATGGATGGATGCGGAA GGCCTTCAACCCAATGGAGGTGGATGGCAGTGGATTAGCACTGATGTGATGAACTATCAGGCCTGGGAGAGAAAACCACCTTCAAGCCCAAACTTTGGTTACTGTGGAAGTGTGTCACAAAGCTCAG gATTCCGTCAGTGGAAAGATTACAACTGTGAATTAAAACTACCCTACATCTGCAAGTTCAAGAATTAG
- the LOC126024523 gene encoding lithostathine-like isoform X1: MLTPMALPSMSWMLLSCLMLLAQVKGEVQNNQPSVRISCPKGSVAYFSHCYALYRTPATWMDAEMTCQNRPSGHLTSVLTGSEASFLASLIKNSMSSQNYVWIGLHDPTEGLQPNGGGWQWISTDVMNYQAWERKPPSSPNFGYCGSVSQSSGFRQWKDYNCELKLPYICKFKN; the protein is encoded by the exons ATGCTGACTCCCATGGCTCTACCCAGCATGTCCTGGATGCTGCTCTCCTGCCTGATGCTTCTAGCTCAGGTCAAAG GTGAAGTGCAAAATAATCAGCCGTCTGTAAGAATCAGCTGTCCAAAAGGCTCTGTGGCCTATTTCTCACACTGCTATGCCTTATATAGGACACCTGCCACATGGATGGATGCGGAA ATGACTTGTCAAAACCGGCCCTCAGGACACCTCACATCTGTGCTCACTGGATCTGAGGCTTCCTTTCTGGCATCGCTCATTAAAAATAGTATGAGTAGCCAAAACTACGTCTGGATCGGGCTTCATGACCCTACCGAG GGCCTTCAACCCAATGGAGGTGGATGGCAGTGGATTAGCACTGATGTGATGAACTATCAGGCCTGGGAGAGAAAACCACCTTCAAGCCCAAACTTTGGTTACTGTGGAAGTGTGTCACAAAGCTCAG gATTCCGTCAGTGGAAAGATTACAACTGTGAATTAAAACTACCCTACATCTGCAAGTTCAAGAATTAG